A single window of Canis lupus familiaris isolate Mischka breed German Shepherd chromosome 7, alternate assembly UU_Cfam_GSD_1.0, whole genome shotgun sequence DNA harbors:
- the UTP25 gene encoding LOW QUALITY PROTEIN: digestive organ expansion factor homolog isoform X1 (The sequence of the model RefSeq protein was modified relative to this genomic sequence to represent the inferred CDS: inserted 1 base in 1 codon; deleted 1 base in 1 codon) codes for MGKRGSRSRSRSQLLHTLTKKQKKHLRDFGEEHPFYDRVSGKEAKPQIYQRSENSDASGSESEAESEPEQVSGYHKLLATLKNASEEDEEEEEDEEEEEEDSAVDEVETNSEDDGSDVSMEKETTAESTKVQESMVLPADPEGKDGDGPLGTSQESLEEFTDAKHESLFSLETNFLEESEGACSLKVSQDPFLQHVNKELKEKEIQAVATNPRTTHQLKWPVLGQLVFSSKFQKLETFKPSKDVDLKSLHLQKPLESTWTKTNSQFLSGPSKSSSPFTPLQKELFLIMNSYQDLFYPERTALKNGEEIRHVYCLHAINHVLKANAQVLSNNSRRRSQKLGVGDDDDFRDQGLTRPKVLIVVPFREAALRVVQLFISLLEGDSKKKIIVSNKKRFKGEYGSDPEERPPNLKRPEDYEAVFVGNIDDHFRIGVAILQRSIRLYAPFYSSDILIASPLGLRTIIGAEGEKKRDIDFLSSIELLIIDQADIYLMQNWEHVLHLMNHMNLLPLDSHGVDFSRVRMWSLNSWSKYYRQTLLFGALQDAQINSVFSKYCVNLQGQVAVRNVPITGSISHVLVQLPHVFQRMEAENVASVIDARFNFFVNKILPQYRDAVMSHTLIYVPSYFDFVRLRNYFKKEELNFTHICEYTPKSGISRARHFFLQGEKQFLLLTERFHFYKRYTIKGIRNLXFYELPTYSHFYSEVCNMLKATSRGRREAAWTCTVLYSRYDAQRLLAVVGVNAGCTDAAVQKNVHLFITGER; via the exons GGTTTCTGGAAAGGAGGCAAAACCACAGATTTATCAACGG tCAGAGAATTCAGATGCTTCAGGTTCTGAAAGTGAAGCAGAGAGTGAACCAGAACAAGTTTCTGGGTACCACAAACTACTCGCCACATTAAAGAATGCATcagaagaggatgaggaggaagaggaggacgaagaagaagaggaagaagacagtgCTGTAGATGAGGTAGAAACGAACAGTGAAGATGATGGTAGTGATGTCAGCATGGAGAAAGAGACAACAGCCGAGTCCACCAAAGTGCAGGAGA GTATGGTTTTGCCTGCTGACCCTGAAGGAAAAGATGGGGATGGGCCACTTGGCACATCACAAGAATCCCTTGAGGAATTTACAGATGCAAAACACGAGTCACTCTTCAGCCTGGAAACCAATTTTCTCGAGGAAAGTGAAGGCGCATGTTCTCTGAAAGTATCACAAG ATCCATTTCTACAACATGTGaacaaagaactgaaagaaaaagaaattcaagctgTTGCCACAAATCCCAGAACTACTCACCAGCTAAAA tGGCCTGTATTGGGccagcttgtcttttcatccaaGTTTCAGAAGTTGGAAACATTTAAACCCTCAAAGGACGTTGACTTAAAGTCACTTCATCTGCAGAAGCCCCTGGAATCCACCTGGACCAAGACGAACAGCCAGTTCCTCTCTGGTCCCTCCAAATCAAGTAGCCCTTTCACACCCCTCCAGAAAGAGCTCTTCTTAATTATGAACTCTTACCAGGATCTATTCTACCCAGAAAGGACTGCCCTGAAGAATGGGGAGGAGATCCGCCATGTGTACTGCCTACACGCAATAAATCATGTCCTCAAAGCCAATGCCCAGGTGCTTAGTAACAATAGCAGACGTCGCAGTCAGAAGCTTGGGGTGGGTGACGATGATGACTTCAGAGACCAAGGGCTAACAAGGCCCAAG GTGCTGATAGTTGTGCCCTTCCGAGAAGCTGCTCTGCGGGTGGTGCAGCTCTTCATCAGCCTCCTCGAGGGTGAcagcaagaagaaaataattgtgaGCAACAAAAAGAGGTTTAAGGGAGAGTATGGCTCAGATCCTGAGGAGAGACCACCCAACCTGAAGAGGCCTGAGGATTATGAAGCTGTGTTTGTCGGCAACATCGATGACCACTTTCGGATTG GCGTGGCGATACTCCAGAGAAGCATCCGCCTCTATGCCCCCTTCTACTCCTCCGACATCCTCATTGCCTCCCCGCTGGGCTTGAGGACCATCATcggtgcagaaggagagaagaagagagatattGACTTTTTGTCTTCTATTGAGCTGCTCATCATTGATCAAGCTGACATTTATCTGATGCAGAACTGGGAGCATGTCCTG CATTTGATGAACCACATGAACCTACTGCCCTTGGATTCACACGGAGTGGACTTCTCCCGAGTGAGGATGTGGAGCCTCAATAGTTGGTCTAAGTACTATCGCCAGACTCTGCTTTTTGGGGCCCTGCAGGATGCCCAGATCAACTCCGTGTTCAGCAAGTACTGCGTCAATCTCCAAGGCCAG GTGGCTGTGAGGAACGTCCCAATAACTGGCTCCATCAGCCATGTCCTGGTGCAGCTTCCACATGTCTTCCAGAGGATGGAAGCTGAAAATGTAGCTTCGGTGATTGATGCCAG gtttaatttttttgtgaacaAGATTTTGCCTCAGTATCGTGATGCAGTCATGTCTCATACGCTCATCTATGTCCCCTCCTACTTTGACTTCGTGCGTCTCCGAAACTACTTCAAGAAGGAAGAACTGAACTTCACCCACATCTGCGAGTACACTCCGAAGTCTGGTATTTCCAGGGCCAGACACTTCTTCCTTCAAGGAGAGAAGCAGTTTTTGCTCCTCACAGAGCGCTTCCATTTCTACAAAAG GTATACCATAAAAGGGATCAGGAATC ATTTCTATGAACTGCCAACTTACTCCCACTTCTACAGTGAAGTCTGTAACATGCTGAAAGCCAccagcagaggaaggagggaagccgCCTGGACTTGCACTGTCCTCTACTCCAGGTATGATGCCCAGAGGTTGCTT GCTGTGGTTGGTGTGAACGCGGGCTGCACAGATGCTGCAGTCCAGAAGAATGTCCACCTCTTCATTACTGGAGAAAGATGA